In the Macrobrachium rosenbergii isolate ZJJX-2024 chromosome 23, ASM4041242v1, whole genome shotgun sequence genome, one interval contains:
- the LOC136851211 gene encoding uncharacterized protein gives MSWKTFALSLILGAVAVSAGYVPQVGYGHHGGDGGYGGSAAIYAGVHNAYSGYGGGGGIGYGSGGTHYVGPSYFVAPSGHYAGGYFGGSLSYGYGIGHGGGYGGGAGGYGGGAGGYGGGGSGGHGGGGGGYGH, from the exons ATGAGTTGGAAAACCTTTGCGTTG aGTCTTATCCTCGGAGCCGTGGCCGTCAGCGCCGGCTACGTCcc CCAAGTTGGGTATGGGCATCATGGAGGTGATGGAGGTTACGGTGGCTCCGCTGCCATCTACGCCGGAGTCCACAATGCCTACAGCGGATACGGCGGCGGTGGTGGCATCGGATACGGTAGCGGTGGAACCCATTACGTTGGGCCAAG CTATTTCGTGGCGCCCTCTGGTCACTATGCCGGTGGTTACTTCGGAGGAAGTCTCTCCTACGGCTACGGAATAGGACACGGCGGAGGATACGGAGGAGGAGCTGGAGGATACGGAGGAGGCGCTGGAGGATACGGAGGAGGAGGCTCCGGAGGACATGGAGGCGGTGGAGGAGG ATATGGACACTAA